A single Vigna radiata var. radiata cultivar VC1973A chromosome 8, Vradiata_ver6, whole genome shotgun sequence DNA region contains:
- the LOC106771722 gene encoding uncharacterized protein LOC106771722 — translation MATVGRNVAAPLLFLNLIMYFIVLGFSSWCLNRFINGQTYHPSFGGNGATMFFLTFSILAAILGIVSKFLGGNHMRRWRSDSLASAGAASVVAWGVTALAFGLACKEINIGGHRGWRLKIVEAFIIILTFTQLLYVLLIHAGLYSSRYGPGYRDNDYPMGATTGDPMHKPAPVPATATRV, via the exons ATGGCCACAGTGGGAAGGAACGTGGCAGCTCCTTTGCTGTTTCTTAACTTGATCATGTACTTCATAGTTCTAGGTTTTTCGAGTTGGTGTCTGAACAGGTTTATCAATGGCCAAACTTACCACCCTA GTTTTGGAGGAAACGGTGCAACCATGTTTTTCTTAACCTTCTCTATACTAGCAGCGATTCTGGGCATAGTGTCAAAATTTTTGGGTGGGAATCACATGAGGAGATGGAGGAGTGACAGTTTAGCATCTGCAGGAGCAGCATCAGTGGTTGCTTGGGGTGTGACTGCTCTAGCATTCGG GTTGGCTTGCAAGGAAATAAACATAGGAGGGCACAGAGGGTGGAGGTTGAAGATAGTGGAGGCTTTTATAATCATACTCACATTCACACAATTGTTGTACGTGTTGCTGATACACGCAGGTCTATATAGCAGCAGATATGGTCCCGGCTACCGTGACAATGACTATCCTATGGGAGCGACTACAGGAGATCCAATGCACAAGCCTGCGCCTGTTCCTGCTACTGCAACTCGTGTCTAA